The Aeromicrobium yanjiei genome includes a region encoding these proteins:
- a CDS encoding phosphoglycerate kinase codes for MRTVSDLGDLRGKRVLVRSDLNVPLDGTTITDDGRVRASVPTIKSLADAGARVLVTAHLGRPKGAPDAAYSLAPVAARLAELLGAPVEFAGDTVGPEAQRVSAGLRDGQVAVLENVRFNAGETSKDDAERGAFADQLAALADVFVSDGFGVVHRKQASVYDVATRLPAAVGGLVEAEVTVLKRLTESPERPYTVVLGGSKVSDKLGVIDNLLDKADHLLIGGGMVFTFLKAQGHEVGTSLLEEDQLEVARGYIEQAKAQGVTLLLPTDIVVAPEFKDAGATVVAADAIPADQLGLDIGPDSAAAFAEVIRGSRTVFWNGPMGVFEMASFAAGTKAVAQALTEVDGLSVVGGGDSAAAVRQLGFADDQFGHISTGGGASLEYLEGKTLPGLAILDQQSEGN; via the coding sequence ACGGCACGACGATCACGGACGACGGGCGCGTCCGCGCGAGCGTCCCGACCATCAAGTCCCTGGCTGACGCAGGTGCGCGCGTCCTCGTGACCGCGCACCTGGGTCGGCCCAAGGGTGCGCCCGACGCGGCGTACTCGCTGGCTCCCGTGGCGGCTCGGCTGGCCGAGCTGCTCGGTGCGCCGGTCGAGTTCGCGGGCGACACCGTCGGCCCGGAGGCCCAGCGGGTCTCCGCGGGGCTCCGGGACGGTCAGGTCGCGGTGCTCGAGAACGTCCGCTTCAACGCGGGCGAGACGAGCAAGGACGACGCCGAGCGTGGCGCGTTCGCCGATCAGCTCGCCGCGCTGGCCGACGTGTTCGTCTCCGACGGTTTCGGGGTCGTCCACCGCAAGCAGGCCAGCGTCTACGACGTCGCGACCCGGCTCCCCGCCGCGGTCGGCGGTCTCGTCGAGGCCGAGGTCACGGTCCTCAAGCGGCTCACCGAGTCGCCCGAACGTCCCTACACCGTCGTGCTGGGCGGCTCGAAGGTCTCCGACAAGCTCGGGGTCATCGACAACCTGCTCGACAAGGCCGACCACCTCCTGATCGGCGGCGGCATGGTCTTCACCTTCCTCAAGGCCCAGGGCCACGAGGTGGGCACGTCCCTGCTCGAGGAGGACCAGCTCGAGGTGGCCCGCGGCTACATCGAGCAGGCCAAGGCGCAGGGCGTCACGCTCCTGCTGCCGACCGACATCGTCGTGGCACCCGAGTTCAAGGACGCCGGCGCCACGGTCGTCGCGGCCGACGCGATCCCGGCCGATCAGCTCGGTCTGGACATCGGCCCGGACTCGGCCGCAGCGTTCGCCGAGGTCATCCGCGGCTCCCGCACGGTCTTCTGGAACGGCCCGATGGGCGTGTTCGAGATGGCGTCGTTCGCAGCCGGCACCAAGGCCGTCGCGCAGGCGTTGACCGAGGTCGACGGGCTGTCGGTCGTCGGCGGCGGCGACTCGGCCGCGGCCGTGCGCCAGCTGGGCTTCGCAGACGACCAGTTCGGTCACATCTCCACCGGCGGCGGCGCCTCGCTCGAGTACCTCGAGGGCAAGACGCTCCCCGGCCTCGCCATCCTCGATCAGCAGAGCGAAGGGAACTGA
- the tpiA gene encoding triose-phosphate isomerase, producing MASARTPLMAGNWKSNLDHQEALVLVQKLAWTLQDKKHDYDKAEVVVVPPFTDLRSVQTLVDGDHLSIRYGAQDVSEHDGGAYTGEVTAAMLAKLGCSYVVVGHSERREYHGETDQQVNVKATKALGAGMSPIVCVGEGLEVRQSGQHVAYTLDQVDGSLAGLTAEQMADVVIAYEPVWAIGTGEVATPEDAQEVCAAIRGRVEETWSSEVAAATRILYGGSVKAANIAAIMAKSDVDGALVGGASLQAEEFAAIARFYAMPDLSGA from the coding sequence ATGGCCTCCGCCCGTACGCCGCTCATGGCCGGCAACTGGAAGTCCAACCTCGACCACCAGGAGGCGCTGGTCCTCGTCCAGAAGCTCGCGTGGACGCTGCAGGACAAGAAGCACGACTACGACAAGGCCGAGGTCGTCGTGGTCCCGCCGTTCACCGATCTGCGCAGCGTCCAGACGCTCGTCGACGGCGATCACCTGTCGATCCGCTACGGCGCGCAGGACGTGTCCGAGCACGACGGCGGCGCCTACACCGGTGAGGTCACCGCGGCGATGCTCGCCAAGCTCGGCTGCTCGTACGTCGTGGTCGGCCACTCCGAGCGCCGCGAGTACCACGGCGAGACCGATCAGCAGGTCAACGTCAAGGCCACCAAGGCACTCGGCGCGGGCATGAGCCCGATCGTGTGCGTGGGCGAGGGCCTCGAGGTCCGCCAGTCCGGTCAGCACGTCGCCTACACACTCGACCAGGTCGACGGCTCGCTCGCGGGCCTGACCGCCGAGCAGATGGCCGACGTGGTCATCGCGTACGAGCCCGTGTGGGCCATCGGGACCGGCGAGGTGGCCACTCCCGAGGACGCTCAGGAGGTCTGTGCGGCCATCCGTGGGCGTGTCGAGGAGACCTGGTCGTCGGAGGTGGCCGCCGCAACGCGTATTCTTTACGGCGGATCGGTGAAAGCGGCGAACATCGCCGCCATCATGGCCAAGTCGGACGTCGACGGGGCCCTGGTTGGCGGAGCAAGCCTCCAGGCTGAGGAGTTCGCCGCGATCGCCCGGTTCTATGCCATGCCGGACCTGTCCGGCGCCTGA
- the secG gene encoding preprotein translocase subunit SecG — MILTFSILLAISSLLMIVLVLMHKGRGGGLSDMFGGGVSSSLGGSSVAERNLDRITVGIAVVWVVCIFALGLLLKVSN, encoded by the coding sequence GTGATTCTGACGTTTTCCATCCTCCTCGCGATCAGCAGCCTGCTGATGATCGTGCTGGTCCTCATGCACAAGGGCCGCGGAGGTGGCCTCTCCGACATGTTCGGCGGAGGCGTCTCCAGCTCCCTTGGAGGATCCTCGGTCGCTGAGCGCAACCTCGACCGCATCACGGTCGGTATCGCAGTCGTCTGGGTCGTGTGCATCTTCGCACTCGGCCTGCTCCTGAAGGTGAGTAACTAG
- a CDS encoding RNA polymerase-binding protein RbpA, translating to MAAGAIRGSRIGSGPMGEAERGEAAPRQFVTFFCINNHTTELQFAIEAEVPESWDCPRCGMPASVDADKRPTAKKIEPYKTHLAYVKERRSETEADEILKEAVDMLRSKRKSGEIIF from the coding sequence GTGGCAGCAGGTGCAATCCGGGGAAGCCGTATCGGCTCCGGTCCCATGGGCGAGGCTGAGCGTGGCGAAGCCGCCCCGCGACAGTTCGTGACGTTCTTCTGCATCAACAACCACACGACGGAGCTGCAGTTCGCGATCGAGGCCGAGGTGCCGGAGTCGTGGGACTGCCCGCGCTGCGGCATGCCGGCCAGCGTCGACGCCGACAAGCGTCCGACGGCCAAGAAGATCGAGCCCTACAAGACTCATCTGGCCTACGTCAAGGAGCGTCGCTCCGAGACTGAGGCCGACGAGATCCTCAAGGAAGCCGTCGACATGCTGCGCAGCAAGCGCAAGTCGGGCGAGATCATCTTCTGA
- the pgl gene encoding 6-phosphogluconolactonase has protein sequence MTTEVWPTAEELAAVIAQRITDKVAEVQREGRTPTIVLTGGTIAIDAYEQISGGDVDWTDVDFYWGDERFVPAGDADRNDRQAKDAFLDRLGVPADRIHAMPAADGGLAIGEAADRYAAELPGEPFDLVLLGVGPDGHIASLFPGHPQVHETKRLAVEVLDSPKPPPERISLTYPALRNAQSVWLIVAGEGKAEAVARAHADGTIEDTPASGVQGLAETVWLVDVPASALIVRR, from the coding sequence ATGACCACAGAGGTCTGGCCGACTGCGGAAGAGCTCGCGGCCGTCATTGCCCAACGCATCACCGACAAGGTCGCCGAGGTCCAGCGCGAGGGACGTACGCCCACCATCGTGCTCACCGGCGGCACGATCGCGATCGACGCGTACGAGCAGATCAGCGGCGGCGACGTCGACTGGACCGACGTGGACTTCTACTGGGGCGACGAGCGGTTCGTGCCGGCCGGCGATGCCGACCGCAACGACCGGCAGGCCAAGGACGCGTTCCTGGACCGCCTGGGCGTCCCGGCCGACCGGATCCACGCGATGCCGGCGGCCGACGGCGGACTCGCGATCGGCGAGGCCGCCGACCGGTACGCCGCGGAGCTGCCCGGCGAGCCGTTCGACCTCGTGCTGCTCGGGGTGGGACCCGACGGCCACATCGCCTCGCTGTTCCCCGGTCACCCGCAGGTGCACGAGACCAAGCGCCTGGCCGTCGAGGTCCTCGACTCCCCCAAGCCGCCGCCCGAGCGCATCTCGCTGACCTATCCGGCCCTGCGCAACGCGCAGAGCGTGTGGCTGATCGTCGCCGGCGAGGGCAAGGCCGAGGCGGTTGCCCGCGCCCACGCCGACGGCACGATCGAGGACACCCCGGCATCCGGCGTGCAGGGCCTCGCCGAGACCGTGTGGCTGGTCGACGTGCCCGCGTCCGCGCTGATCGTCAGAAGATGA
- a CDS encoding glucose-6-phosphate dehydrogenase assembly protein OpcA gives MEIALTDTNSSQIARALVKARSAAGSPAMDMVLTLLVVTDDENVSEALKTATTLSREHPSRVIGVIIGDGRGGAKLDAKVRVGESSSGESILLRISGELTKHAESVVLPLLLPDSPVVVWWPGKPPSNPSADAIGRLARRRLTDAEATDSPIRSLKAVARAYQPGDTDLSWTRSTPWRALLAAALDQTTGTVTGGTVTAGTGNPVALLLVSWLESRLKVPIKRKRIDTPQIASVVLHTAEGDVLIERVDSVSCHFSVPGSSPREVPLGARTLAELLAEDLRRLDADEVYAQTIQYMLEEDV, from the coding sequence ATGGAGATCGCACTCACCGACACCAACTCCTCGCAGATCGCCCGCGCGCTCGTCAAGGCCCGGTCGGCTGCGGGCAGTCCCGCGATGGACATGGTGCTGACGCTGCTGGTCGTGACCGACGACGAGAACGTCAGCGAGGCGCTCAAGACCGCGACCACCCTGTCGCGCGAGCACCCCTCGCGCGTGATCGGCGTGATCATCGGCGACGGCCGCGGCGGGGCAAAGCTCGACGCCAAGGTGCGCGTCGGCGAGAGCTCCTCCGGCGAGTCGATCCTGCTACGCATCTCCGGCGAGCTGACCAAGCACGCGGAGTCCGTCGTCCTGCCCCTGCTGCTGCCCGACTCCCCCGTCGTGGTGTGGTGGCCCGGAAAGCCCCCGTCGAACCCGTCCGCCGACGCGATCGGCCGGCTCGCCCGACGACGCCTCACCGACGCCGAGGCCACGGACTCGCCGATCCGTTCGCTCAAGGCCGTGGCGCGGGCCTATCAGCCGGGTGACACCGACCTGTCGTGGACGCGCTCGACCCCGTGGCGCGCCCTGCTCGCCGCGGCGCTCGACCAGACCACTGGCACCGTCACCGGCGGCACGGTGACCGCCGGCACCGGCAACCCGGTCGCGCTCCTGCTCGTGTCGTGGCTCGAGAGCAGGCTAAAGGTCCCGATCAAGCGCAAGCGCATCGACACCCCACAGATCGCGTCGGTGGTGCTGCACACCGCCGAGGGCGATGTGCTGATCGAGCGGGTCGACTCCGTGTCCTGCCACTTCAGCGTCCCGGGCTCGTCGCCGCGCGAGGTGCCGCTGGGTGCCCGCACCCTGGCCGAGCTGCTCGCCGAGGACCTGCGCCGCCTCGACGCGGACGAGGTCTATGCCCAGACCATCCAGTACATGCTCGAGGAGGACGTATGA